The Macrobrachium rosenbergii isolate ZJJX-2024 chromosome 56, ASM4041242v1, whole genome shotgun sequence genome includes a region encoding these proteins:
- the LOC136836223 gene encoding trichohyalin-like: protein MSLLRNKTNNSPIGTRSARFLSDYHASPYLQDIDRRREQDIEVKTARHRQEKRARHREVKTGRHRQNKRARHREVKTARHRQEKRTRYRQEKTSRHREVKTARHRQEKRTRYRQEKTARHRELKTARHRQEKRARYRQEKTSRHREVKTARHRELKTARHRQERRARYRQEKTARHREVKTGRHRQERRARYIQEKTARHREVKTARHREKRRARYRQEKTAIHKEVKTARHREEKGARYRQEKTARQREVKTARHREKRRARYRQEKTASHREVKTARHREEKRARYRQEKTARHREKRRARYRQEKTARQREVKTARHREEKRARYRQEKTARHRQEKTARHRQEKRARYRQEKTSRHREVKTARHRELKTARHRQERRARYIQEKTARHREVKTARHREEKRTRHREVKRARHREEKRTRHREVKRARHRQVKRARHRRVKTAGSSINTLR, encoded by the exons ATGTCTCTTTTACGTAACAAGACGAACAACAGTCCTATAGGGACTCGTTCTGCGAGGTTCTTATCCGACTATCATGCTTCGCCCTACTTA CAAGACATAGACAGGAGAAGAGAGCAAGACATAGAGGTGAAGACAGCAAGACATAGACAGGAGAAGAGAGCAAGACATAGAGAGGTGAAGACAGGAAGACACAGACAGAACAAGAGAGCAAGGCATAGGGAGGTGAAGACAGCAAGACATAGACAGGAGAAGAGAACAAGATACAGACAGGAGAAGACATCAAGACATAGAGAGGTGAAGACAGCAAGACATAGACAGGAGAAGAGAACAAGATACAGACaggagaagacagcaagacaTAGAGAGTTGAAGACAGCAAGACATAGGCAGGAGAAGAGAGCAAGATACAGACAGGAGAAGACATCAAGACATAGAGAGGTGAAGACAGCAAGACATAGAGAGTTGAAGACAGCAAGACATAGACAGGAGAGGAGAGCAAGATACAGACaggagaagacagcaagacaTAGAGAGGTGAAGACAGGAAGACACAGACAGGAGAGGAGAGCAAGATACATACaggagaagacagcaagacaTAGAGAGGTGAAGACAGCAAGACATAGAGAGAAGAGGAGAGCAAGATACAGACAGGAGAAGACAGCAATACATAAAGAGGTGAAGACAGCAAGACATAGAGAGGAGAAGGGAGCAAGATACAGACaggagaagacagcaagacaaagagaGGTGAAGACAGCAAGACATAGAGAGAAGAGGAGAGCAAGATACAGACAGGAGAAGACAGCAAGCCATAGAGAGGTGAAGACAGCAAGACATAGAGAGGAGAAGAGAGCAAGATACAGACaggagaagacagcaagacaTAGAGAAAAGAGGAGAGCAAGATACAGACaggagaagacagcaagacaaagagaGGTGAAGACAGCAAGACATAGAGAGGAGAAGAGAGCAAGATACAGACaggagaagacagcaagacatagacaggagaagacagcaagacaTAGACAGGAGAAGAGAGCAAGATACAGACAGGAGAAGACATCAAGACATAGAGAGGTGAAGACAGCAAGACATAGAGAGTTGAAGACAGCAAGACATAGACAGGAGAGGAGAGCAAGATACATACaggagaagacagcaagacaTAGAGAGGTGAAGACAGCAAGACatagagaggagaagagaacaagaCATAGAGAAGTGAAGAGAGCAAGACatagagaggagaagagaacaagaCATAGAGAAGTGAAGAGAGCAAGACATAGACAGGTGAAGAGAGCAAGACACAGACGGGTGAAGACAGCAGGTTCCAGTATCAACACGCTCCGGTGA